In Campylobacter massiliensis, the DNA window TCCTCGACGGCTATAACGCTACCTTGACACTCGACCTTTACGCCGTTATATAAATTTAAAAAGTGAATTTGATGGTTGTCTTTTAGAGCCCTTGAAAATACGCTAATAGCGCCTTCTAAGATCATAGAACCGCTGTTATCAGTGTTGATCATTTAGAGGTTTCCCTTCTGCGAGATTTTAGAAATTGCCTCTATTATAGTAAATTTATTTTGTTTTTAGTTTAAATTTTTTGCGTATTTCGTTAAAAATTTTGTGAAGTGAGTAAAAAGAGGGAAGAAAAGGGCGAGAGCTCGCCCTTAAATTTGGATGATTATAGTTTGTCTGCGTTGTGAGATAGGTAGTCTGCGACGCCTGCGGTATCAGCTTTCATGCCTTTATCGCCTTTGTTCCAGCCGGCAGGGCAAACCTCTCCGTGCTCGTTCGTAAATAGCATGGTATCTACCATTCTTATCATCTCGTCGATGTTTCTGCCAAGCGGAAGGTCGTTGATAACCGCATGGCGAACGGTGCCGTCTTTATCAAGTAAGAAGCTACCGCGAAGAGCGACGCCAGCGTCTTCTAAAAGTACGTCAAAACCGCGAGCGATAGACTTCGTCATATCAGCTACTAGCGGGAAGCGAACTTGGCCGATACCGCCCTTGTTTACCGGAGTTTCTTTCCACGCAAAGTGAGAGAATTGGTTATCTGTCGAAACGCCGATAACTTCGATACCGCGAGCTTTAAACTCATCGTATCTTTTATCAAACGCGATGATCTCGCTAGGGCAAACAAATGTAAAGTCCATAGGGTAGAAAAATACTACTGCGCCCTTCTCGCCGATATTTTTATATAGGTTGAAATCATTTACGATCTGATTGCTTCCTAAAACTGCTGCAGCTGTAAAATCAGGTGCTTTTTTTGTTACTAACATTTTTTCTCCTTAATAATTTTTATTTGTAGCGAAATTATATCATCTAAAGATTAAAAAGAGCTAAAAATTTAACGTTTTCGTTTTAAAATTTAACACAAAAATTTAATATCAAATTTACTTAGTTTTTGATATTCTTGCGAAAATTTTGACCAAAAAGGATAAAAAATGGCAGTAAAAATAACAGACATTTGCATAAGTTGTGGCTCATGCATCGACGAGTGTCCGACGAGCGCTATCGTAGACGACGCGGATAACCCGACTGGCGAGGACGCATACTACGTCTATGCCGATAAATGCGTCGAGTGCGTAGGATTTAACGACGAGCCTGCATGCGCCTCAGCCTGCCCAACCGACGGCTGCATCGTTTGGGACGCTCCTTATGCAGGACAGCCGTCTCGCACCGAGATAACCGCCGATATGAGGACTGGCGCCACGGCCGTCATCTCGTAAACTCCGCACTTAAGCCCTTTTGCGGGGCTTATTTTGAAATTTAATTTTTTTTTGATATAATCACCGCCTTATAAAAACCACAAAAAGGAAATTTTATGCAGCAAACGCTTTCTATTATTAAGCCTGATGCCGTAAAAAAGGGCGTTATCGGAAAAATCGTGGATAGATTCGAAAGCAACGGACTAAGAATCGCCGCTATGAAAAAAGTCAAACTAAGCACATGCGACGCAAAAGCTTTCTATGCAGTTCACAAAGACAGACCTTTCTTTAACGATTTGGTTGATTTTATGGTGAGCGGACCGGTCGTAGTTATGGTGCTTGAAGGCGACGATGCAGTAGCTAAAAACCGCGATCTAATGGGTGCGACAAACCCAAAAGAAGCAAAGCCCGGCACAATTAGAGCCGACTTTGCCGAGAGTATCGACGCAAATGCCGTTCATGGCAGCGACAGCCTAGAAAATGCCAAAAACGAGATTGCGTTTTTCTTTGCGACAAGAGAAATTTGCTAAATTTGGGTTAAATTTTGAAAATATCTTTCGCCAAAATCACAAATAATCAAATGCCGTTCGAGCTAAACTCGGACGGAGTAAATTTTAATGGCGAGCTCAAAAAAATAAACCAAAATTTAGTTAGCTGTAAAGGAAAAATCGTAGGCGAGATAGCCTATAACTGCGACCGATGCGGCGAAGACATAAATTTAAAGCTTGATGAAGACGTAAATTTGATATTAAGCGACGGAATTTATAAGGATAAAGAAGAAAATCTCGACGATGTAGTTGAGTTTTTCGACGGTTTTATAAATTTGGAAGAAGTATTAACAAGCGAAATAGAAGCTTTTAAGAGCGATTATTTTTATTGTGAAAAATGTAAAAATCTATAAAGGAGAATAAAATGGCAGTACCTAAACGAAGAGTAAGTCATACTCGCGCGGCAAAGAGAAGAACGCACTACAAAGTAACGCTTCCGGTTCCCGTAAAAGATAAAGACGGCTCATGGAAAATGCCTCACCGCGTAAATAAAACTACCGGAGAGTATTAATACAAATGACCAGCATTTGCATTGACGCGATGGGCGGCGACTTCGGTCCGCAACCTATTATCGGCGGCGTGATCGAGGCTTTAAAAGAAGTAAAATTTGAAGCCGTTTTGGTAGGCGATACGAAAATTTTAGAAAGCCTCGTTCCGCAAAATTTAAAACAATACGTAAAATTTATTCAAGCCGACGAGGTCGTTTCTATGAGTGACGGCGCCACCGATGCGTTAAAGCGAAAAGAAAGCAGTATTTTTAAGGCTATCGATCTACTTAAAAATAAACAAACTATGGCCGTAGTTTCGGCAGGGCACAGCGGAGCTACGATGAGTCTTGCCACGCTTCGAGTCGGACGGCTTAAAAACGTCTCGCGTCCGGCGATAGCGACGCTAATGCCAAACGTAACCGGCGGCAATACGCTAGTTTTGGACGTCGGCGCAAACGTAGACTGCAGGCCGGAGCATCTATTTCAATTTGCGATAATGGGCGAAGCCTACGCAAAAGAAATTTTAAAAATAAAATCCCCTAAACTAGGACTTTTATCTAACGGCGAAGAGAGCAGTAAGGGCAACGAGGCGACCAAAGAAGCCTTTGAAATGATCTCAAAACTCGACAGCTTTGTTGGCAACGCCGAAGGAAATCAGGTTTTTGACGGAAGCGTCGATGTCGTTATTTGCGATGGATTCGTCGGAAATATCCTACTAAAAACAAGCGAAGGCGTAGCTGACGCGATAACTAAAATCATCAAAAAACATGTTAAAAAATCCCCGGTCGCTATAGCAGGCTCGCTTCTCATGAAAAAAGTTTTTAAAACTCTAAAACAGCAAGTTGATTACGACGAATATGGCGGCGCACCGCTACTTGGCGTGAGCGGCTGTGTCATAATAAGCCACGGTAAAAGCACACCAAAAGCTATAAAAAATGCGATATTTCAAGCTCTAAAATTCGCAAACTCCGATATAAACAAAGTTATCGAAGACGAGCTGTCGCACTTCGCAAAATGAAATTACAAAGAAAAATTTAATGCCAAAAGCCTCGCTAATATCCATAGCCGCATACGCTCCGCCTAAAATTTTAACGAATTTCGACCTTGAAAAAATGGTGGAAACCAACGACGAATGGATAGTTAAACGCACCGGCATCAGCCAAAGACGCATAGCGCAGGATGAGGACACAAACGAGCTTGGCACGAAAGCGGCAAAAATAGCGCTTGAAAGGGCAAATTTGACGGCAAAAGATATCGATGCGGTTATCTGCGCGACTATCTCGCCCGATCACTTTTGTATGCCTTCGACGGCGTGCAAGATCGCTAAAAATTTAGGCATAAATGCCATTACCGCATTTGATATAAGCGCGGCATGCACTGGTTTTATTTATCTGCTTGAGCTTGCAAAATCGCTAATTGAGAGCGGAAGCAAAAAAAACGTATTGATAATCGGAGCCGAAAAGCTAAGTAAAATCGTAGATTGGACCGATAGAACGACTTGCATACTATTTGGCGACGGAGCAGGTGCGGCGGTCGTAAGCGCAGGCGAAGAAAACGAGATCATCGACGTTCATACCGCAGCCGACGGCAACTACGCAAATCTACTCATAACCCCAGGCGGCGAAGAAAAATTTATCAAAATGTCGGGTAATGAAGTCTTTAAAATTGCAGTCCAGACGCTAACCAAAGATGTCGTAGATATCCTAGAAAAAAATCAAATTCCAAGCGATAAAATAGATCTTTTTATACCTCATCAGGCAAATTTACGCATCATTGAGGCAGTCAAGCAGCGCTTAAATTTTACAAATGACCAGTGCGTTGTAACCGTCGGAAAATACGGCAACACAAGCTCGGCCTCCATACCGATGGCAATGAATGACGCATATGAAGCGGGCAGGCTTAAAAAGGGCAATTTGCTTTTATTAGATGCATTCGGCGGCGGCTTTACGTGGGGTTCGGCACTACTGAAATTCGGCGGCGAAAGTTACAAAAAATAATTTTTTAGTAAATAGACTATTTGTCAAATTTTGATAAATTTAATAAGCTGGCGTTAGCAACCAATCCAACAATATCTCTCGACCATTAAAATTTATCAAACGCGCATATAATAGACAAATTGCTTCCAGATGCCAGATCATAACAATACAAAATCCCATCATATGACGACGTAGAGCTTGGTATAAGGCGCGATTCTTTGCTCGAATTTAAGCTCTGTTACGACGACGAAAAGCCCGCCAGAGCCCTAGTTTTTATAGTACCCGGTCTTGGCGGCGATGCGAATGAAAACTATAGAGAGCATTTAGCGCAGTTCGTGGCTAGCGAATTTAACGTAGCCGTGGCGAGTCCAAACTACCACTGCATCGGCAACAGGCCGCAAACGGGAGCGACCTATTTTTTAAACGATTCAGACAAAATAATCCTTAAAAATAAATGCTCTAAAATAGGCATAGAAATCTCAGGCGATATCGGCTACGGCGCGCTTTCGGCGCTAGATGCGCATATAAGCGAGATAAAAGCGAGCGGCGGTTTGCCCGGCGATTTTAGATTACAAATATCCGTCACGTTGCAACCCACTAAAAACGAATATCAAAATTTCGGCGTTATGCAAGCCCAAGACGTGATAAATGCCGCGCTTTTTATCAAGGCAAATCCGCCGTTTAAATCCGCGACCGATATAAACGAGCTGCCCGTAGTCCTAGTCGGCAGTTCGCACGGCGCCTACATAAATGCCTTGGCGGCAAAATTTGCGCCGTGGCTGATAGACGGCCTCATAGACAACAGCAGCTACGCGAAGCTAAACTGGGAGCTCATAGGCCTAGGCAAGGAGATAGATTATCTCAAATTTCGCGAATACTCCACCGATATATATTTTCGCAATATCAGCATTTACGTCTTTACCAAAACCATGTGGACGCTGCTAAATAGCTCATCGCCTTGCTATTTCTCGCAGGCGCGCGAGGATATACGAAACATCCTAGACGCCGCGCACCTAAAAGTCCAAAGCGAGTATCCAAAGCCTATTTACGTCGGCTATCACTGCGCCGCAAACGACCACTGCGCATCGCCCGAAGAAAAAGCGCAACTCTACGAGGAGCTGCGAAAGCTCGGCTTTGACGCGACCTTGCATATGATAAAAGACGAGAGCGAGCTTGACAGTAGATTTCTCAAAAAACTAACGCACGGCCTGGATATGTCTATCAAGCTTTTGATCGCTAAGGAGCTACCGCCGATGCTAGAAAAGATAGCGTCCCGCGAGAAGCGAATTTGCAAAAACAAAAGCATAGCCTATCGCTCGGACGATCTGGAATATAAATTTTCAGAGAAAAACGGTAAGATAAATTTGGAGATAAAAAGATAATTTTATTTATAAATTTGCATTTACTGAAAAAAGGAGGGGCAGGTTTAGCGGCAAATTTGAGAAACGATATAAATTTAAAACGCAAAAAGCCGCGCGGCGAACTAAAAGCAAATTTATACGTAAATTTGACAAAAAACTCAAGCCTAATTTACTCCAAACTAAAAAACCGCCTCATCTTGCGCTTCCAGTCGTCTTTTGGTATTTCCGTATCGTTTGGATCGTCGCTCCAGACCTCGTGTTTGTCTTCGAAAAATATCGCAGACCTTTGAGCTTGCGGCATAAATTTCGTCTTGTCCTCCACGGGAATTTTGTTTGCCCCAAAGTACCGCAACAGCTCAAAATAATCATCCTTGCTATAGCAATTTACCAAAAAATAATTTCTATTTTTCATCCTGATGACGAAATTTTTACGCAGTAGCCATAGCGGTTCGCCCGATTTTTTGAGTTTATAGATTTTAAACGGTAGCGCAAATATCAAATAAACCAAAAGATATCTTATAAAGTCTCTAGTTTTGTTAAAATGCACGCCGATAGAGGACTTTTTATAGAGCTGATACGGGGTAAAAAGTGAAATCTGCCGTATCTGCTATCAAGTTCGCTAATAACGCAAAAATAGACCCTTTCCACGTCTTTTACGAGGGTGATTTTCTCCTTGCTCTCTACTTTGTTTACGTAGACATACTCTATATGATAAATTTGCTCGCTAGAAAATCTAAAAAAGCTCGGTTTTTGTTTAAAAACTCGCGGCGCGAAAATATAAGTATTGTGCAGGTCGGATAATAAAAGACATGCGGGCAAAGCAATAAGATAAATACGGTGTAAAAGCTCATAGTCGCTAAAAGCATATACAAAAACAAAAATCGAGTAAAGAATAATATAACATCCCGCCAAAAACAGCGCGCCGTAATCGTTTATGATTATCGGATTTTCGTCGTAGTTCCTCAAATTTTCTCCAAATTTCGCTTCATGCAGTCAAATTTAAAATGTATAACAAAAGGCGGGCAAGAGCCAAATTTAACTAGGCAAATTTAAAATCGGCTCGCCGTAAAATCGAAGCGAATTTAAGCGGCCGCTCCCAAGCCAAAGCCGCTTAAATTTGAGTAAAAAGCAAAATTTGACGCACCGCCGAATTTAGCCTCGGGCTTAATAAATTTACCCGAAGCAAAGCCAAACTCGCGCGGCGCGCCTCGTCAAATTTACTCTGACTTACCCGTTTTTCCTAGCAAATTCTTTCATAAACTCAGCCAAAGTCCGCACGTTTTCGATACTTACGGCGTTATATATCGAGGCTCTGATGCCGCCTACGTGACGGTGTCCTTTTAGACCCAGCATGCCCGCATTTTCGGACTCGGAGATAAAGGCCGCCTCTAGCTCGCGGTTTGCGATGGTAAAGCTAACGTTCATTAGCGAGCGGCTATCCTTTTGCGCGTGACCATTGTAAAAGCCGTCCGAACCGTCGATCGCACCGTAAAGCAGCGCCGCCTTTTGCTCGTTGATCCGGTTTATCGCTGCTAGACCGCCCTGCTCTTGCACCCAGCCCAGCGTCAAATTTAGCAGATATATGCCAAACGTCGGCGGCGTGTTGTATAGCGACGCGGCACCGGCGTGCGTATCGTAGCGAAGCATCGTCGGAGTGCGCTCCATGCAGGCTCGCTCTAGCAGGTCCTTGCGGATGATGACGACGGTTACGCCGCTTGGGCCGGCATTTTTCTGCGCACCGCCGTAGAGCAGCCCCACGTCCGTGAAATCAACCGGCCGCGAGAAAAAATCGCTCGACGCATCGACTACTAGCGGAGCTTTGGAGCGAGGCAGCTCGCGGTACTGCGTGCCGTAGATGGTGTTGTTTGTGCAGAGGTAGCCGTATGCGGCGTCATCGCTAAATTTAACCTCGGGGATGCGATCGTAGGAGGTTTCCTTGCTACTAGCGACTACTTCGTAGGCAACGCCGATGTTTGCGGCCTCTTTGATAGCCTTGCTCGTCCAGACGCCTGTATCTGCGTACTGCGCGACGCCTTTGGCGGCTAAATTTAGCGGTATCATCGCAAACTGCAAATGCGCGCCGCCTTGCAAAAATAGCACGTCGTACTCCTCGCCGATGCCGTATAGCTCGCGCGCCTTCGCCATCGCGCCGTAGTGCACCTCTTCAAAAATTTTGCTTCGGTGGCTGATTTCCATTATCGAAAAGCCCTTGCCCTGATAGTCGGTGAGCTCACTTTGCGCGCGCTCCAGCACGCTAAGAGGCAGAGCCGAAGGGCCCGCGCTAAAATTTAGCTTTCTATTCATCCAAACTCCTTTCAAATTTGAGCTGATTTTAGCGTTATTTGCGTTAAAAAATCATTTCGCGTCGCAAGGTCGGCGGCAAAAGGACGCAAATTTTACACTTTAAGCTACCTTTTGATACAATTTTTCATATTAAGGAGCGAAATTTGATAGAGATCGAGCGTAAATTTATCCTGCGTGACGCCGCCGTCATAAACGAGCTAAAAGCCCGCGACATCGACGTCCAGCAAAAAGAGGTGACGCAAATTTACGTCAAAATCACTCCGCTTGAGGAGATTAGATTTCGCGAGGCTTCGGGCGTTTTTACGATCACGCAAAAATCAGGCATCGGCCTAGCGCGTGAGGAAAATGAGAGCGAAACGGACGCCAAAAGCTTTAAAAAAGCCCTAAAAAGCGCAGTCGCCGCTCCTATAAAAAAGACGAGATTTTTATTTAAGCTTGACGGCGCCGCTTGCAACGTAGACATTTTTCACGGCGCTTTAGAGGGGCTTGTAACTTTCGAGGCCGAGTTTGCTAGCGAGCGCGAGGCGGCGGAGTTTAGCCTGCCTGAGTTTATCGCTGCGCACGTAACCGGCGAGGTTACGGAAGACGAACGCTATAAAAATAAAAATTTAGCGCTTTTTGGCTTACCGCAGGGCAGTTTCGATGCGCAAAAGTGCATTGAGATTTTACGAAACAGCCCGGGGCTAGAGCTAAAT includes these proteins:
- a CDS encoding peroxiredoxin, with the protein product MLVTKKAPDFTAAAVLGSNQIVNDFNLYKNIGEKGAVVFFYPMDFTFVCPSEIIAFDKRYDEFKARGIEVIGVSTDNQFSHFAWKETPVNKGGIGQVRFPLVADMTKSIARGFDVLLEDAGVALRGSFLLDKDGTVRHAVINDLPLGRNIDEMIRMVDTMLFTNEHGEVCPAGWNKGDKGMKADTAGVADYLSHNADKL
- a CDS encoding DUF362 domain-containing protein — encoded protein: MAVKITDICISCGSCIDECPTSAIVDDADNPTGEDAYYVYADKCVECVGFNDEPACASACPTDGCIVWDAPYAGQPSRTEITADMRTGATAVIS
- the ndk gene encoding nucleoside-diphosphate kinase; this encodes MQQTLSIIKPDAVKKGVIGKIVDRFESNGLRIAAMKKVKLSTCDAKAFYAVHKDRPFFNDLVDFMVSGPVVVMVLEGDDAVAKNRDLMGATNPKEAKPGTIRADFAESIDANAVHGSDSLENAKNEIAFFFATREIC
- a CDS encoding YceD family protein yields the protein MKISFAKITNNQMPFELNSDGVNFNGELKKINQNLVSCKGKIVGEIAYNCDRCGEDINLKLDEDVNLILSDGIYKDKEENLDDVVEFFDGFINLEEVLTSEIEAFKSDYFYCEKCKNL
- the rpmF gene encoding 50S ribosomal protein L32: MAVPKRRVSHTRAAKRRTHYKVTLPVPVKDKDGSWKMPHRVNKTTGEY
- the plsX gene encoding phosphate acyltransferase PlsX encodes the protein MTSICIDAMGGDFGPQPIIGGVIEALKEVKFEAVLVGDTKILESLVPQNLKQYVKFIQADEVVSMSDGATDALKRKESSIFKAIDLLKNKQTMAVVSAGHSGATMSLATLRVGRLKNVSRPAIATLMPNVTGGNTLVLDVGANVDCRPEHLFQFAIMGEAYAKEILKIKSPKLGLLSNGEESSKGNEATKEAFEMISKLDSFVGNAEGNQVFDGSVDVVICDGFVGNILLKTSEGVADAITKIIKKHVKKSPVAIAGSLLMKKVFKTLKQQVDYDEYGGAPLLGVSGCVIISHGKSTPKAIKNAIFQALKFANSDINKVIEDELSHFAK
- a CDS encoding beta-ketoacyl-ACP synthase III: MPKASLISIAAYAPPKILTNFDLEKMVETNDEWIVKRTGISQRRIAQDEDTNELGTKAAKIALERANLTAKDIDAVICATISPDHFCMPSTACKIAKNLGINAITAFDISAACTGFIYLLELAKSLIESGSKKNVLIIGAEKLSKIVDWTDRTTCILFGDGAGAAVVSAGEENEIIDVHTAADGNYANLLITPGGEEKFIKMSGNEVFKIAVQTLTKDVVDILEKNQIPSDKIDLFIPHQANLRIIEAVKQRLNFTNDQCVVTVGKYGNTSSASIPMAMNDAYEAGRLKKGNLLLLDAFGGGFTWGSALLKFGGESYKK
- a CDS encoding DUF2920 family protein yields the protein MLEFKLCYDDEKPARALVFIVPGLGGDANENYREHLAQFVASEFNVAVASPNYHCIGNRPQTGATYFLNDSDKIILKNKCSKIGIEISGDIGYGALSALDAHISEIKASGGLPGDFRLQISVTLQPTKNEYQNFGVMQAQDVINAALFIKANPPFKSATDINELPVVLVGSSHGAYINALAAKFAPWLIDGLIDNSSYAKLNWELIGLGKEIDYLKFREYSTDIYFRNISIYVFTKTMWTLLNSSSPCYFSQAREDIRNILDAAHLKVQSEYPKPIYVGYHCAANDHCASPEEKAQLYEELRKLGFDATLHMIKDESELDSRFLKKLTHGLDMSIKLLIAKELPPMLEKIASREKRICKNKSIAYRSDDLEYKFSEKNGKINLEIKR
- the serC gene encoding 3-phosphoserine/phosphohydroxythreonine transaminase, whose translation is MNRKLNFSAGPSALPLSVLERAQSELTDYQGKGFSIMEISHRSKIFEEVHYGAMAKARELYGIGEEYDVLFLQGGAHLQFAMIPLNLAAKGVAQYADTGVWTSKAIKEAANIGVAYEVVASSKETSYDRIPEVKFSDDAAYGYLCTNNTIYGTQYRELPRSKAPLVVDASSDFFSRPVDFTDVGLLYGGAQKNAGPSGVTVVIIRKDLLERACMERTPTMLRYDTHAGAASLYNTPPTFGIYLLNLTLGWVQEQGGLAAINRINEQKAALLYGAIDGSDGFYNGHAQKDSRSLMNVSFTIANRELEAAFISESENAGMLGLKGHRHVGGIRASIYNAVSIENVRTLAEFMKEFARKNG